The Apis cerana isolate GH-2021 linkage group LG12, AcerK_1.0, whole genome shotgun sequence sequence atcaaatacacatataaaattatgaattaaaatacgtACAAGTCTAAtggatagaaaaatagaacaagATATTTTCCATGATAATcagaaagagaaatatctttaaattctcCATTCACAACTGCAGTACCTCGAAAATCAGGTGCACGTTTTTGAAGTGCTGGGACCGGCATTATTAAGGTTTTGTCTCTATAAtagtaaacaaaattttcgtgaaaagaatttttattttccattataaaagaaagttttaaatagaCATCCATTTTAGATTATAGttataagttattaatattttattaaaattattacagatattaaaatattatttacagatattatataataatatcaattattacttattattaatgtaaaaaacgTTATATATTGTGCctgattaatatatacaatatataagattttcttCTCAATTGAGCATTACATACTAAAGTTACATACTTCtaaaaaagatagagaaaaagGTAGATAGTAAAAAAGATACAAGAAAttagagatagaaaaaaatttacaaaggatagaattaaatttatattactgtattatattttatatagtttatatttattatattttttaaaaaataaaatatataatttttcttgaataaattaattttatgaaaaatttttcatataataatatctttatataataatataatagaattagattataaattaaataatttacaaaatgttttaattttcttaaaataaaatgcaagcATATCCTTTAATTAATCTCtatctttcatatttatatattcttttaaataatttcattattatattcatccttttaaataattatttagttatttatgatgtaacaaaaatttatacatctttttatatgaacaaaaaatattaatataaatttttaagttttctttatagcaaaattaatcatttttttttaaattataaaattataattttcaattttcgtgaaaatttttttaaattgttaacatttttcattcaattatttctttttcatattttattttagtacctaaaaaataaaaataacctcATTCATTCTATCTTTAACCTTTTTACATATctctgaaaattattacataaaattgttttagctatatcatcattatatattatactttatttgctaaaaaaaataatgtcaaaaaaaaaaattgattctatcTACGAAATTATGGTATgaataacttataaaatttatatatttaataatgtattaatgattggaaaaaatgaataattgcaAAAGATAATCATTCCTTTATTggaaataacaaaaacaaaattttaggaatactcatttaaaattaaaaaaaatatgaaaattagaaGACGCTTTTGCTATGTTACAGATCAATACAATTTAGTCGATATtgaatgtgtgtatatatatatatgtatgtatatacataaagaTATACTAAAAAGTgtcttatgttatttattatgtgaaaaaagaattatataagaatttatggTCTTTTTTCTAAGAAGTCTTTGcaattacgaaattttttgatatattattaaagatatattttacgtaatcactaatattttaaaaaaatatattataatttatataattttataaaatataattaaattctatttctaaaattaataaattgatttgcaATAATCATGTATTATTCGATCATTTCCACGTATATAAGCATATTAGGTATTTCTTTTGTGTGAGTGGTTATTGCACCATCGAGAACTTTCTGAAACTAGATcgaataaactttaaaaaaaaaaattaaagacaaataaaagcaaaattcAATACAACTTCGacctatttaataataatgaaatacaatttttgcatttttagtatttatatataaaagtttatactAATATagtatttcacaatttttaaatttccgttTACAAtcgtatttaaatatgtataaacggataaaaattaaaaatattataaaattaattacatgttaataaatgttagttcaaaattaaatgtaactatataaaatttataccttttattttgtaacaaaattatattttatgcagaATCACTATTCGTCCAACAGCCTCGCTTGCAAAGACGTATGAGAATGGTAACCGGTTCGATGGAATTCACCTTCtatgtaatatttgtaacTGAAAAACATCATATGCGCCATCTATAGTCAGTGCTGCCCTctatggaaaattatattttttctatcagtataatttattcttttagagaaaaatcagttttatttttttgataggtATTATTAACGAttgtttatacaaaaaaagaagaagaatgcgTAAACATTActtttcttgattttaataaatgtgtatatcttattatttataaatgaaaatgataaaattatcaattaattgatcaatatataatacatatttgaataaagacaaattgtattttaaaaaacaatatttattataaataataaaatacaataaaaaaaatctcgaatatAAGTTATAACAATAACTTTcatgtgaaataaaatgtgtttaaataatattataattgaaaatttaaataaataatattaataacaataaaaatttgaaagtcatataaaattttatatataaaaaaaaatttcataagtgtaataagaaaattatatatcgatagaataatgtataaatagaaaattatatatgaagaataattatatatagataaaaataatagataaaatgttaaaaaagttatatgtaaagattaaaataataatctgtattaatttttttagttactattatatttttatttaattatataatcttgtaattctttaaatgaatttttcctatgaataaatttcgtatttttttttaaatctatttagattataaagtattttatatgattataatttttgttattttttaaaaattaaaaaaataaaattaattaaataaaataaaataataatataatcagtatttttctaattgataacatttattattataaacagaTAGTTTTTTTTCATAGGCATAGATCCTTTGTTAAATAAacaagtaaattaaataaaatttcatattttattgttcatatattaaatatatgataaataataaatgaatatatataaatatataaaaaataataaatgagatGTATTTGAATGTgcgtatttattttgataaaattaaaacataatttatttaaaaaaagtagagatgattaaaatttttttttaaacttttattcataaaaaaattgcagcaggtcatatattttatggtatattaataataataaaaaatattttaaatgtacaaaGTTATTGTATTctacataaatgaaatatgttttgaacattataacatattatacacAGTATTTTTGTATGAGTAATTTGTctttaataacaacaatttatataaataatacatctgATTTAAACTACAACGCCAAAAGAATATTACAatgatatttgtatttcacttttggatattataatactaaacAGACATTTCAATagataaatactttaaaagtACTTCCTattgttttcttatttatacgaattatatatatttttggcaCTTACTATGTAAGGATTGtaaattgcattaaatttaatatatagaaaattaaaaaaatttgacacaATTGACACAAATgtccaaaatttaataattcatcaagATCAGCcttacgataattttttgcatattctataattttataatgttctaagaaaattaaatatcttttgcaTTATTAGGATGAGCGTGCTAGTTCAATATGTGGTAGTAAGAGGAGATCTTCTGAAGACAATGGATTGGCCCATTGGCGCAGTTATAGCTCAAGCATGCCATGCGTGCACTGCTGTTActcatcttttttataatgataattacacACAAGCCTACCTTGCCAATTTAGATGTTATGCACAAAGTTGTCTTGGAAGTAAGTATATCCAGGAACTATatgtattatagatattagacGTCAATTTGAACATATTATTGTGCATAACTCTTgtgtatacaatttttaaaatagcgaAGGAGTATGgtgacatttataatatattcatatatggatatatttatatttatattaatgttagatTCCAGATGAGAccagtttaaataatttatctttaacatTGACAAATGAGAACATCCATCATAAACTCTGGATTGAACAGCCTGAAAATATTCCAACATGTTTAGCAACAAAACCTTACCCAAAGGATAAAGTACAAtcgtattttaagaaatataagttACTTAAActgtaaaaagatataattttgattatataactAT is a genomic window containing:
- the LOC107992658 gene encoding putative peptidyl-tRNA hydrolase PTRHD1 isoform X2 — protein: MMSVLVQYVVVRGDLLKTMDWPIGAVIAQACHACTAVTHLFYNDNYTQAYLANLDVMHKVVLEIPDETSLNNLSLTLTNENIHHKLWIEQPENIPTCLATKPYPKDKVQSYFKKYKLLKL
- the LOC107992658 gene encoding putative peptidyl-tRNA hydrolase PTRHD1 isoform X1, which gives rise to MSVLVQYVVVRGDLLKTMDWPIGAVIAQACHACTAVTHLFYNDNYTQAYLANLDVMHKVVLEIPDETSLNNLSLTLTNENIHHKLWIEQPENIPTCLATKPYPKDKVQSYFKKYKLLKL